The following coding sequences lie in one Drosophila sulfurigaster albostrigata strain 15112-1811.04 chromosome 2R, ASM2355843v2, whole genome shotgun sequence genomic window:
- the LOC133838663 gene encoding uncharacterized protein LOC133838663 has product MLINSFNTNFNQVLKVELSALTNEFQQLKTNFFAKVKDCALCEKKVADLEMKLQKSAKLNFKMEQKLAQAEASYIKMQQFESIIVASYDRSIAHHKQSQISQECDRQQFLDNINREAAKDNDEVLWESLLEENKAKTNGTQQQKMQPVDTMEIDAASDDSIRNTAITTGPSSSSSTAPAATAKSVDEFNLKKSVD; this is encoded by the exons ATGTTAATAAATTCGTTCAATACTAATTTTAATCAGGTCTTGAAGGTTGAGCTATCAGCATTAACTAACGAATTCCAACAGCTAAAAACCAACTTTTTTGCAAAGGTCAAAGACTGTGCACTATGCGAAAAAAAAGTAGCCGATTTGGAAATGAAGTTGCAAAAGAGTGCaaagttaaattttaagaTGGAACAAAAACTTGCCCAGGCTGAGGcaagttatattaaaatgcaacaatttgaGAGCATTATAGTGGCATCTTATGATAGATCGATAGCACATCATAAACAG tcACAAATATCGCAAGAGTGTGACAGGCAACAATTCCTCGACAACATTAATCGCGAAGCTGCTAAGGATAACGACGAGGTGTTATGGGAGTCGCTTTTAGAGGAGAACAAAGCCAAGACCAATGGCACCCAGCAACAGAAGATGCAGCCTGTTGATACAATGGAAATTGATGCTGCGTCCGACGATAGTATTCGAAATACAGCAATTACTACAGGgccatcatcatcctcatcaaCGGCaccagctgcaactgcaaaatcAGTAgacgaatttaatttaaaaaagtcaGTAGATTAA